The Cellulomonas sp. S1-8 genome has a window encoding:
- a CDS encoding O-antigen ligase family protein — protein sequence MAGTGPGRETAAQVRTRVRVLLAACVVGAVVGGWLLAQGVAPVLVVAAAAGPLLLAVGHRYGFWFLAGAVVLRPLVDSGEVPGATGALGVGVLALGLVAALHDVRALILLALAAVPVGVATAVGYPAHGMIAIEEGLRLLSVVAVAAVVLADRARPTRTRAARVVQVAGIVPALVAVQQAVTGSGTTIGTTMRASGTLSQANPAAFFFTLCAIASLVLAFEGTRRRLDLAAVVGFSVAVVTTGSITGLMSLVLGLVLCTVLMRGLLSRATGVLLLSLGVLVLGALASPVGRGRLAEFTAAPSAEAEGNSLLWRYEAWGKIIDAWQTSPVTGLGLGATMPGGVLVTNIPHNEYLWLLAEMGVLGLGLLVLVVLATVGLVLRFVRQGAARENAALVVTLVAATALNASADNTLHFTPSLYALTLLLATAWRCASVERAVARALDPPVGPPPHLDLRRAP from the coding sequence ATGGCGGGGACGGGGCCGGGCCGCGAGACGGCGGCGCAGGTGCGGACGCGCGTGCGCGTGCTGCTCGCCGCGTGCGTCGTCGGGGCCGTCGTCGGCGGCTGGCTGCTGGCGCAGGGCGTCGCACCTGTCCTCGTCGTGGCGGCCGCGGCCGGCCCGCTGCTGCTCGCCGTCGGGCACCGCTACGGCTTCTGGTTCCTCGCCGGTGCGGTGGTGCTGCGTCCGCTCGTCGACTCGGGTGAGGTGCCGGGGGCGACCGGCGCCCTGGGTGTCGGCGTCCTGGCGCTCGGTCTGGTCGCGGCGCTGCACGACGTGCGCGCGCTCATCCTGCTCGCGCTCGCCGCCGTCCCCGTGGGCGTGGCCACGGCTGTCGGGTACCCCGCGCACGGGATGATCGCCATCGAGGAGGGCCTGCGCCTGCTGAGCGTCGTCGCCGTCGCGGCGGTCGTGCTGGCGGACCGTGCGCGTCCCACGCGGACGCGGGCCGCGCGCGTGGTGCAGGTCGCCGGCATCGTGCCGGCGCTCGTGGCGGTCCAGCAGGCCGTGACCGGGAGCGGGACGACGATCGGCACGACGATGCGCGCGTCGGGCACCCTGTCGCAGGCGAACCCCGCCGCTTTCTTCTTCACGCTGTGCGCGATCGCCTCGCTCGTCCTGGCGTTCGAGGGCACGCGTCGCCGTCTCGACCTCGCCGCCGTGGTCGGGTTCTCGGTCGCGGTCGTCACGACGGGGTCCATCACGGGCCTGATGTCGCTCGTCCTCGGGCTCGTCCTGTGCACGGTGCTCATGCGCGGGCTGCTGTCGCGCGCGACGGGGGTGCTGCTGCTCAGCCTCGGTGTCCTGGTCCTCGGCGCGCTGGCCTCCCCCGTGGGACGGGGCCGGCTGGCGGAGTTCACCGCCGCCCCCAGCGCCGAGGCCGAGGGCAACTCGCTGCTCTGGCGGTACGAGGCGTGGGGCAAGATCATCGACGCGTGGCAGACGTCGCCCGTGACGGGCCTCGGCCTCGGGGCGACGATGCCCGGCGGGGTGCTGGTGACGAACATCCCGCACAACGAGTACCTGTGGCTGCTCGCCGAGATGGGCGTGCTCGGGCTCGGCCTGCTCGTGCTCGTCGTCCTGGCCACCGTCGGCCTGGTCCTGCGCTTCGTGCGGCAGGGCGCGGCGCGGGAGAACGCCGCGCTCGTCGTGACGCTCGTGGCCGCGACGGCGCTCAACGCGTCCGCGGACAACACGCTGCACTTCACGCCCTCGCTGTACGCGCTCACGCTGCTGCTCGCGACGGCGTGGCGGTGCGCGAGCGTCGAGCGCGCGGTCGCGCGCGCGCTCGACCCGCCCGTCGGTCCGCCCCCCCACCTCGACCTCAGGAGAGCGCCGTGA
- a CDS encoding sugar transferase, producing MTVTADGVHRHTDDVDERRRPARQPRRSWASPQPFIRRVTPFNTPDALTSAWATVGKDYARTSALSDGMLALAVGALSLLPAHGLTLGVVLWASLGSIAFAGLVLVFGGYRPDHLGDGPGELQAVLRAGLALAASLMAVAYLLQLMVPRLAVVVGIPVLLVLALGQRHLHRTRLHRDRTAGAGMRRTLVVGDAASSARLVGDLVLAPHHGYLPVGVCLAERDRGALEGVPVLGGLADVVQVVADHAVETVVVSGSELSGDALRRLSWALGRAGAQLVVAPDIVEVSRPRLTVRPTAGLSLLEVEVGAPRHRLLVKSVLDRTFGFLLLMAASPVIGAAALAVATTSPGGAFYRQERVGLDGTTFTMWKLRSMYIDAEERRRALLEKSDRDGLMFKMREDPRVTRVGRILRRYSVDELPQLINVVLGDMSLVGPRPPLLSEVSQYADPVGRRLHVRPGVTGLWQVSGRADLSWDESVRLDLRYVDNWSVAMDLTILWKTGRAVVRGSGAY from the coding sequence GTGACCGTGACGGCCGACGGGGTACACCGACACACCGACGACGTCGACGAGCGACGGCGTCCCGCACGCCAGCCGCGACGGTCCTGGGCCTCGCCCCAGCCGTTCATCCGACGGGTCACGCCCTTCAACACCCCGGACGCGCTCACGAGCGCATGGGCCACGGTCGGCAAGGACTACGCGCGCACCTCGGCGCTGTCGGACGGCATGCTCGCGCTCGCGGTGGGTGCCCTGTCGCTGCTGCCCGCCCACGGCCTGACGCTCGGCGTGGTGCTGTGGGCGAGCCTCGGCTCGATCGCCTTCGCGGGTCTCGTCCTCGTCTTCGGCGGGTACCGGCCCGACCACCTCGGCGACGGCCCGGGGGAGCTGCAGGCCGTGCTCCGCGCCGGGCTCGCGCTCGCGGCCTCGCTCATGGCGGTCGCGTACCTGCTGCAGCTCATGGTGCCGCGGCTCGCCGTCGTCGTCGGGATCCCGGTCCTGCTCGTCCTGGCGCTCGGGCAGCGGCACCTGCACCGCACCCGGCTGCACCGGGACCGGACCGCGGGCGCCGGCATGCGCCGCACGCTCGTCGTCGGCGACGCCGCGTCGTCCGCGCGCCTCGTCGGTGACCTCGTGCTCGCGCCGCACCACGGCTACCTGCCCGTCGGCGTGTGCCTCGCCGAGCGCGACAGGGGCGCCCTCGAGGGCGTCCCGGTGCTCGGCGGCCTCGCCGACGTGGTGCAGGTCGTGGCCGACCACGCGGTCGAGACCGTCGTGGTCTCCGGCAGCGAGCTCAGCGGTGACGCGCTGCGTCGCCTGAGCTGGGCCCTCGGCCGCGCCGGCGCCCAGCTGGTCGTGGCGCCCGACATCGTCGAGGTCTCCCGCCCGCGCCTGACGGTGCGGCCGACGGCCGGGCTGTCGCTGCTCGAGGTCGAGGTCGGCGCGCCGCGCCACCGGCTGCTCGTCAAGTCGGTGCTCGACCGCACGTTCGGGTTCCTGCTGCTGATGGCGGCGTCGCCCGTCATCGGGGCGGCGGCCCTCGCGGTCGCCACGACGTCGCCCGGCGGCGCGTTCTACCGCCAGGAGCGCGTCGGCCTGGACGGCACGACGTTCACGATGTGGAAGCTGCGGTCGATGTACATCGACGCCGAGGAGCGTCGCCGTGCGCTGCTCGAGAAGTCCGACCGCGACGGCCTGATGTTCAAGATGCGCGAGGACCCGCGGGTCACGCGCGTCGGCAGGATCCTGCGCCGCTACTCGGTCGACGAGCTGCCGCAGCTCATCAACGTCGTGCTCGGCGACATGTCGCTCGTCGGTCCGCGCCCGCCGCTGCTGTCCGAGGTCTCCCAGTACGCCGACCCGGTCGGTCGTCGGCTGCACGTGCGCCCCGGCGTCACGGGCCTGTGGCAGGTCAGCGGCCGCGCGGACCTCAGCTGGGACGAGTCCGTCCGGCTGGACCTGCGGTACGTCGACAACTGGTCGGTCGCGATGGACCTCACGATCCTGTGGAAGACCGGGCGCGCCGTCGTGCGGGGCTCGGGGGCCTACTGA
- a CDS encoding lipopolysaccharide biosynthesis protein, with product MGRQFVLLLGSRVTASLLQAVLFALLARNVSPAVFGLVAAVTGVVGVVLVATGAGQGTLVSRAHAQGRADEVASAVRLTWVSGLLTAVVLALALGGWAALADVPAALVLIALALTVERTTDAALNVPIADGRVLVSGWPVLARRAVAVGLLVAALAAGLDALWSYAGAMLVGAVVAQLMTQRLVPLAGRPTVPWRTLVRTGAPYMWNTVAAQSRMLDTAVVAAVLTPAAAGAYAAASKLVQPVLLVPQTIASLVLPRAARVGVAASRRMVRPLLLAGVASLVVVIPLALVAPWLLVLVMGEQYASSADTFRVLLVGMPFVALSAPLAAILQGQDRARLAAVVGVVFAVVLLVGVAVGAAVAGPEGAAAGLSASFVARSLVLVVAALRVRPADPGA from the coding sequence GTGGGACGTCAGTTCGTGCTGCTGCTGGGTTCACGCGTCACCGCCTCGCTGCTCCAGGCCGTGCTGTTCGCGCTGCTGGCGCGCAACGTCTCGCCCGCGGTCTTCGGACTGGTCGCCGCGGTCACCGGCGTCGTCGGTGTCGTGCTGGTCGCCACCGGAGCGGGCCAGGGCACCCTCGTGTCCCGGGCGCACGCGCAGGGCCGGGCCGACGAGGTCGCGTCGGCCGTGCGGCTCACCTGGGTCTCGGGGCTCCTGACGGCGGTCGTGCTCGCGCTCGCGCTCGGCGGCTGGGCGGCGCTCGCGGACGTGCCGGCGGCCCTGGTGCTCATCGCGCTCGCGCTGACCGTGGAGCGCACGACGGACGCGGCGCTCAACGTCCCGATCGCCGACGGCCGCGTCCTGGTGTCGGGCTGGCCGGTGCTGGCACGCCGCGCGGTCGCGGTCGGGCTGCTGGTCGCGGCCCTGGCGGCGGGACTGGACGCGCTGTGGTCGTACGCGGGCGCGATGCTGGTGGGCGCCGTGGTCGCGCAGCTGATGACGCAGCGCCTCGTCCCGCTCGCGGGTCGGCCGACGGTGCCGTGGCGCACGCTGGTACGCACGGGTGCGCCGTACATGTGGAACACGGTCGCGGCGCAGTCGCGCATGCTCGACACGGCGGTCGTCGCCGCCGTCCTGACGCCCGCCGCGGCCGGTGCGTACGCCGCAGCCTCCAAGCTGGTCCAGCCGGTGCTGCTCGTGCCGCAGACCATCGCGTCGCTCGTGCTGCCGCGGGCCGCGCGCGTGGGCGTGGCGGCGTCGCGGCGCATGGTGCGACCCCTGCTGCTGGCCGGCGTGGCCTCGCTGGTGGTCGTGATCCCGCTCGCGCTCGTCGCGCCGTGGCTGCTGGTGCTGGTCATGGGCGAGCAGTACGCGTCGTCGGCGGACACGTTCCGGGTGCTGCTCGTCGGCATGCCGTTCGTCGCGCTGTCGGCGCCGCTCGCCGCGATCCTGCAGGGCCAGGACCGTGCGCGCCTGGCCGCGGTGGTCGGCGTCGTGTTCGCGGTGGTCCTGCTCGTGGGCGTGGCCGTGGGTGCTGCCGTCGCCGGGCCCGAGGGGGCCGCGGCGGGCCTCTCGGCGAGCTTCGTGGCCCGGTCCCTCGTGCTGGTCGTCGCCGCCCTGCGCGTGCGCCCGGCGGACCCGGGCGCGTGA